The Anabaena sp. PCC 7108 region CATTAATTAAGATTGATGATAGAGATTCTGCTTATTCACCTGATGTGGTAGTGATCAATCAAAAAAATCTTTCCGCTGAACCACTTTGGAAAAAATCATCAACTGTTACTCAAGCCGAATCTGTTCCTTTAGTCATTGAAGTTGTGAGTCAGTGCGTTGCGCGGGTTTCCCGCGTTGAAGCAACTGACGAACCCGTAAGGGTTAGCACTAACTGGAGAGATGATTATGGACATAAACTTGTTGACTATGAAACTTTTGGCATTCCTGAATATTGGATTATTGATTATTTAGGTTTAGGTGGTAGACGATATATTGGTAATCCAAAACAACCAACTATTTCTATTTACTATTTAGTAGAAGGTGAATATCAAGTTAATCAATTTCGAGGTCATGAGCCGATTATTTCACCCACATTTCCTGAATTGAATTTAACTGCTGACCAGATTTTTAAAGCTGGAAGAATAGAATAAATAGAATATAATATGCTTACCTATTCTAGCCCTAATTCATCTTATCA contains the following coding sequences:
- a CDS encoding Uma2 family endonuclease, with amino-acid sequence MILVFVLQIEVRNVGYIIPKQALIKIDDRDSAYSPDVVVINQKNLSAEPLWKKSSTVTQAESVPLVIEVVSQCVARVSRVEATDEPVRVSTNWRDDYGHKLVDYETFGIPEYWIIDYLGLGGRRYIGNPKQPTISIYYLVEGEYQVNQFRGHEPIISPTFPELNLTADQIFKAGRIE